A region of Enoplosus armatus isolate fEnoArm2 chromosome 14, fEnoArm2.hap1, whole genome shotgun sequence DNA encodes the following proteins:
- the LOC139296449 gene encoding uncharacterized protein produces MPTMGRPGSATARIPPVVCHRSLATGLDPKSLTCDQWVLIKKCRPRRLPNARGKLLIHVQLVKNSLEVKSGAKQCVGEGESSACSRPHTFLQRNLRRRFRVPVKKGRKKNRRKRTRDDSQGPRAAKQQRLHSNSHIQHLSISCTDNNGLHPTGGHSSSPDFVCGSDQEMGNSADQDVTVELIPSSVTLEITKPRDATPKQKAPKKRGGFRDLLAQLRGNSSVIVRETR; encoded by the exons ATGCCGACAATGGGCCGTCCAGGATCTGCTACAGCCCGCATTCCACCTGTAGTGTGCCACAGATCTCTTGCTACTGGTCTGG ATCCCAAGTCCCTGACGTGTGACCAGTGGGTCCTGATCAAGAAGTGCAGACCAAGGAGGCTGCCTAATGCAAGAGG GAAGCTTTTGATCCACGTACAACTGGTGAAGAACAGTCTTGAGGTCAAGAGCGGTGCAAAGCAATGTGTGGGAGAGGGAGAATCATCGGCTTGCTCGAGGCCGCACACCTTCCTTCAGAG GAATCTTAGACGACGTTTCAGAGTGCCAGTGaaaaaggggaggaagaagaacaggaggaagaggacacgAGATGATTCTCAGGGCCCTCGCGCCGCTAAGCAGCAGCGTCTCCACAGCAACAGTCACATCCAACACCTCAGCATTAGCTGTACTGATAACAACGGTCTTCACCCGACGGGCggccacagcagcagccctgACTTTGTTTGTGGAAGCGATCAAGAAATGGGCAACTCAGCAGACCAAGATGTGACAGTTGAGCTGATTCCCTCCTCAGTCACCCTGGAAATCACCAAGCCGAGAGACGCCACACCCAAGCAGAAAGCCCCAAAGAAGAGGGGTGGATTCAGAGACTTGCTTGCCCAGTTGCGTGGCAACAGCAGTGTGATTGTCAGAGAAACACGTTAG
- the LOC139296065 gene encoding UDP-glucuronosyltransferase 1A1-like, with the protein MWKAAVFVILLLNMDMQVNGGVDKTRGSVAESSRPEKKTEEAEATNAIPASGTASSDFLGNLLVVPMDGSHWVGVKAVAQEIGRRGHRVTVVIPEVNIRMGPGKYYDTVTHPVPYDKAYIDSVMSSNKDIMQKSAQSFTGKIRKRFSQIQRITHFIHITAESLLFNVSLISHLAQQKFDAVLTDPMVPTGSLIARKLGIPTINMLRGIPCSLDFNSAGCPSPPSYVPRFFTGYTDKMSFKERAVNTLVALLEPMFCKLLYWHFDHIAHQFLGEEVGVTEVLSDSAIWLLRIDFTLEVPRPLMPNMVLIGGINCNLRNPLPEDLESWMSGDHGFVVFTLGTMVPDLPEETTSVFLEAFRQIPQKVIWRYTGQVPDSVPENVRMMQWVPQNDLLAHPGVRAFITHAGSHGLFEGLCHAVPMVMVPISGDQPDNAQKLASRGVGVMLDIFAITTEGLLQALHEVINDTRYKENVQKLSALHKDQPVDPLDLSVYWIEFVMRHKGAKHLRPAVHDLKWFQYHCLDVIALLATVVLVFVIVTVKCLKLCFCKLSRKRKQD; encoded by the exons ATGTGgaaagcagcagtgtttgtgaTCCTGCTGCTAAACATGGATATGCAGGTGAATGGTGGTGTAGATAAGACGAGGGGGTCTGTGGCAGAAAGCTCCAGGCcggagaagaagacagaagaggCCGAAGCCACCAACGCCATTCCTGCAAGCGGCACTGCTTCTTCAGATTTCTTGGGCAACTTGCTGGTGGTGCCCATGGATGGGAGTCACTGGGTGGGAGTAAAGGCAGTTGCCCAAGAAATCGGTCGCCGTGGACATCGGGTCACCGTGGTGATACCAGAGGTCAACATACGGATGGGTCCCGGGAAATACTACGATACTGTGACCCATCCTGTTCCTTATGACAAGGCTTATATTGACTCTGTCATGTCTTCAAACAAGGACATAATGCAAAAATCTGCACAATCTTTCACGGGCAAGATAAGGAAACGATTCTCACAGATCCAGAGAATTACGCACTTCATCCACATCACTGCAGAGAGCCTCCTGTTCAATGTCAGCCTCATCTCACATCTGGCACAGCAG AAGTTTGATGCCGTCTTAACAGACCCCATGGTGCCCACAGGCTCGTTAATAGCTCGAAAATTAG GTATCCCCACCATTAATATGCTGAGGGGCATTCCATGTTCCTTGGACTTCAATTCTGCAGGCTGCCCCTCCCCGCCTTCATATGTGCCCCGCTTCTTCACCggatacacagacaaaatgagCTTCAAGGAGAGAGCTGTCAACACTTTG GTGGCTTTACTGGAGCCGATGTTTTGCAAACTACTGTATTGGCACTTTGACCACATAGCCCATCAGTTCCTGGGAGAGGAGGTGGGCGTAACTGAAGTGCTATCAGATTCTGCTATCTGGCTGCTGAG GATTGACTTCACACTGGAGGTGCCACGCCCTCTCATGCCTAATATGGTGCTAATTGGTGGAATCAACTGCAACTTGAGAAATCCTCTGCCTGAA gatTTGGAGTCCTGGATGTCAGGAGATCATGGGTTTGTGGTGTTCACTCTGGGCACCATGGTGCCAGATCTGCCAGAAGAGACAACCTCTGTCTTCCTGGAAGCCTTCAGACAGATTCCACAGAAG GTAATATGGAGGTACACTGGGCAGGTTCCTGACAGTGTCCCAGAAAATGTGAGGATGATGCAATGGGTGCCTCAGAATGACCTGCTAG cACATCCTGGAGTTCGTGCTTTCATCACTCATGCTGGCTCACATGGTCTCTTTGAGGGACTGTGTCACGCTGTTCCCATGGTGATGGTGCCAATTTCGGGGGACCAGCCTGACAACGCACAGAAGCTGGCAAGCCGAGGAGTGGGAGTCATGTTGGACATTTTTGCAATCACTACAGAAGGCCTTCTTCAGGCACTGCACGAGGTCATCAATGACACCAG GTATAAAGAGAACGTGCAGAAGCTGTCAGCTCTCCATAAAGACCAACCAGTTGACCCACTTGACCTCTCAGTGTACTGGATCGAATTTGTGATGCGGCACAAAGGGGCAAAACATCTCCGACCTGCTGTCCATGACCTCAAATGGTTCCAGTACCACTGCCTGGATGTAATAGCACTACTGGCTACTGTGGTGCTGGTTTTTGTAATAGTGACAGTAAAATGCTTGAAACTATGCTTCTGTAAactgagcaggaagaggaagcaggACTAA
- the ndufb3 gene encoding NADH dehydrogenase [ubiquinone] 1 beta subcomplex subunit 3, translating into MGGDHGHNKMSMPDWRQWKVEGTPMEFTQQRLAARGLKDPWARNEAWRYSGGFSRAVTLSEVLLRGFKWGFAAFTVALAVEYTLFPPKKGGH; encoded by the exons ATGGGAGGTGACCACGGCCACAACAAGATGTCCATGCCAGACTGGCGGCAGTGGAAGGTGGAGGGAACACCCATGGAGTTCACACAGCAGAGGCTGGCAGCCAGGGGCCTCAAGGATCCATGGGCACG TAACGAGGCTTGGAGATACTCGGGCGGCTTCTCTCGGGCTGTGACTCTGTCTGAGGTGCTGCTGAGAGGATTCAAGTGGGGCTTTGCTGCCTTTACTGTTGCTCTGGCTGTCGAGTACACTCTGTTCCCACCAAAGAAGGGTGGCCACTAG
- the pecr gene encoding peroxisomal trans-2-enoyl-CoA reductase, producing MAASSAFRPGLFNHKVAIVTGGGTGIGKAISAELLELGCSVVISSRKAERLEAAAQEMRQKIPPSSPACVTPLTCNIRKEDEVKALVSSVLKQYGRIDFLVNNGGGQFSSPAEHMSSKGWKAVIDTNLTGTFHCCQEVHTAWMKQHGGVIVNIIADMWKGFPGMAHTGAARAAVDNLTKSLAIEWAASGVRVNAVAPGTIFSKTAMANYKELGPNLFKMSVPFSPAKRLGVPEEISSAVCFLLSPAASYISGATLRVDAGQSLYHSAWEIPNHSAWPEAPEGDNLDALKDLLKPQSKL from the exons ATGGCGGCGTCGAGCGCTTTCAGACCGGGCTTGTTCAACCATAAAGTTGCGATAGTAACGGGTGGAGGGACCGGTATCGGTAAAGCTatctctgcagagctgctggagctgg GCTGCAGTGTGGTGATCTCCAGTAGAAAGGCAGAGAGGTTGGAGGCGGCCGCTCAGGAGATGAGACAGAAGATCCCTCCCTCCAGCCCCGCCTGTGTCACTCCTCTAACATGTAACATCCGAAAAGAGGATGAG GTGAAGGCTCTTGTATCGTCAGTGCTGAAGCAGTACGGCAGGATAGACTTCCTGGTGAACAACGGAGGAGGTCAGTTCAGCAGCCCAGCAGAGCACATGTCCTCTAAAGGCTGGAAGGCTGTGATAGACACCAACCTGACTGGAACCTTCCACTGCTGCCAGGAGG TCCACACTGCATGGATGAAACAGCACGGAGGTGTGATCGTCAACATCATTGCTGATATGTGGAAAGGCTTCCCAGGCATGGC CCACACAGGAGCAGCGAGGGCAGCGGTGGACAACCTAACAAAGAGTTTGGCCATTGAGTGGGCAGCCTCAGGAGTCAGAGTCAACGCTGTTGCACCT GGCACAATCTTTTCCAAAACTGCAATGGCGAACTACAAGGAGCTTGGACCAAATCTCTTCAAGATGTCTGTTCCATTTAGCCCTGCGAAGAGGCTGGGAGTACCAGAAGAG aTCTCGTCAGCAGTGTGtttcctgctctctcctgctgcctccTACATCTCTGGAGCCACCCTGAGGGTTGATGCAGGACAGAGTCTGTACCACTCCGCGTGGGAGATACCCA acCACAGTGCATGGCCTGAAGCTCCAGAGGGGGACAACCTGGACGCTCTGAAGGACCTGCTCAAACCACAAAGCAAACTCTAA